Proteins found in one Arthrobacter pascens genomic segment:
- a CDS encoding O-antigen ligase family protein, which yields MIFAVLFGVLSPAGAAVPRMLKVFMASLVVWILLAMALAGSSWPSLVGRWPRYEGLLTIGVYLAVFVVGAKVLGGNRSVPRWRVLRLSLAAVALPLLIVSIMESFGLRPLGGGLDVRPGATLGNATDQGLIGIMIAGVLSAQISHERGWQLWLGRAGLVAAATVVVLSGSRAALAGLAMVAIWGAVLWTRGRSRSPLMTVLGPCFSVAGLALIVLIVPATRERLFATGTVDGRWLLWDRSLALVRDHLWFGVGPSNFVDALPPYLNDAWASRVGDSFPTDSPHNWILQSLTAGGIPLLLLVLGCAAAAAWCFYGRLREVPDPDLRRQLLVGGVAVVAYALALLTHFTSIGTIALAALLCGGLVGRDRDASAVGSAGPAGMPPKLSRTGPLVQRIGGIVFVCGCLAVAIPATLAEWSMGAGAQAARKGEVEQAEQAFQLSRSLRPWDSDTALLAAQAFAGPATTGDQSAAQHAVEWGRLALDATPRSHEAGLALAVGLIYNGEMGDAKELLDRLLSEAPSSPNLYIQRGVANYGLGHPAESINDLQKAAALDPALEEPWRILSAIYERLGDAEAAQAARERVNALGS from the coding sequence GTGATTTTTGCCGTTCTCTTTGGTGTTCTTTCGCCAGCTGGCGCTGCCGTTCCGCGGATGCTGAAGGTCTTCATGGCCTCCTTGGTTGTATGGATCTTGCTTGCCATGGCACTGGCGGGCAGTTCCTGGCCGAGTCTGGTTGGACGGTGGCCGCGGTACGAAGGCCTGCTGACGATCGGGGTGTACCTGGCTGTCTTTGTGGTCGGTGCCAAGGTGCTGGGCGGGAACCGATCGGTTCCGCGATGGCGGGTCCTGCGCCTTTCGTTGGCTGCCGTGGCCCTGCCGCTGCTTATTGTTTCCATCATGGAATCCTTTGGCCTGCGGCCCTTGGGGGGAGGCTTGGATGTCCGCCCGGGTGCAACTCTGGGGAACGCAACGGATCAGGGGCTGATCGGAATTATGATCGCCGGTGTTCTGTCTGCCCAGATTTCGCATGAACGCGGATGGCAGTTGTGGCTCGGGCGTGCGGGATTGGTTGCCGCGGCGACGGTTGTGGTGCTGTCAGGATCCCGGGCGGCACTCGCAGGCCTGGCGATGGTTGCGATATGGGGCGCCGTGTTGTGGACGCGAGGCCGATCCCGGTCGCCGTTGATGACGGTGCTCGGCCCATGCTTTTCCGTCGCGGGTTTGGCCCTGATTGTACTGATCGTTCCGGCAACGAGGGAACGCTTGTTCGCAACCGGTACGGTGGACGGACGCTGGCTCCTGTGGGATCGGAGCCTTGCTTTGGTACGCGACCATCTGTGGTTCGGGGTAGGGCCGAGCAACTTTGTGGATGCCCTGCCTCCGTACCTAAATGATGCCTGGGCCAGCAGGGTTGGTGACAGTTTTCCAACGGACTCACCGCATAACTGGATTTTGCAGTCCCTGACCGCGGGAGGCATCCCGTTGCTTCTTCTCGTGCTGGGCTGCGCCGCTGCCGCCGCGTGGTGCTTCTATGGGCGGTTGCGGGAAGTGCCGGACCCGGACCTGCGGCGGCAGCTGCTGGTAGGGGGCGTAGCCGTCGTGGCCTATGCGTTAGCTCTCCTGACGCATTTCACGTCCATCGGCACCATAGCACTGGCGGCGTTGCTGTGCGGTGGCTTGGTGGGGCGTGACCGTGATGCATCCGCTGTCGGCTCAGCCGGGCCGGCGGGAATGCCCCCAAAACTGTCCAGGACCGGTCCCTTAGTTCAGCGCATTGGCGGGATCGTCTTTGTCTGCGGCTGTCTCGCCGTGGCGATTCCTGCCACCTTGGCGGAATGGTCGATGGGTGCCGGCGCTCAGGCTGCCCGGAAGGGCGAGGTTGAACAGGCAGAACAAGCCTTCCAACTGAGCCGCAGTCTTAGGCCGTGGGACAGCGACACAGCCCTGCTCGCAGCGCAGGCTTTTGCGGGTCCGGCCACAACAGGAGACCAGTCCGCAGCTCAGCACGCGGTTGAATGGGGCCGCCTAGCACTGGATGCCACGCCGCGTTCCCATGAAGCCGGGCTTGCCCTCGCCGTGGGACTCATTTACAACGGTGAAATGGGCGACGCGAAAGAACTGCTGGACAGGCTGTTGTCGGAAGCACCCTCCTCCCCCAACCTTTATATTCAACGTGGTGTCGCAAATTACGGGCTTGGCCACCCTGCCGAGAGCATCAACGATCTTCAAAAAGCGGCAGCTCTGGACCCGGCGCTGGAGGAGCCGTGGCGTATTCTTTCGGCGATTTACGAGCGCCTGGGTGACGCCGAAGCCGCCCAGGCCGCCAGAGAACGCGTAAACGCCCTCGGTTCATGA
- a CDS encoding carboxypeptidase regulatory-like domain-containing protein yields the protein MFFLGGLQAAAAETTVASVSGKISVPADITTGGMRVEVYETNSPDFYVQSVPVGSDGSYSIGGLSADSYKLRFSASGTGALDSWYNNAATFDSATTVTLTAGQNLTGINATLVKGATISGKVTAPAGVSLTGARVEAYGSDASSYVQSASISSDGTYKILSLPGGSYKLKFTGYNTGALDQWHSNATSFQTATAVSLAAGQDLSGVDATLVKGATISGKVTAPLGIAVNGVRVELYKADSANSYVSSAYVGSDGSYKFTGLQAASYKVKFAGNGTGALAQWHSNAVSFDTATTLTLTTGQDLAGIDATLVKGATVSGKITAPAGVILGNTSAYIYKAGDQYSPVTYTYPGTDGSYKLIGLPAGSYKLKFAANNSGALDQWHNNAASFDTATALTLTTGQDLADVNATLVKGATISGKITAPAGVNLNGAYVYAFSANDAGTSVEQAWVASDGSYKIIGLPAGNYKLNFSGYNTGALDQWHSNAASFDTATPLTLTTGQDLVGINATLVKGATISGKITAPAGVTLNNTYVYAYNASYSSYQEKSVSVSSDGSYKIIGLRAGSYKLKISGYNTGALDQWHSNAASFDTATPLALTTGQDLAGIDATLVKGATISGKMTAPAGVDLTDIRATLYKTNDAYSSVATTYASQDGTYRFTGLPAGSYKLKFTGYGTGTLDQWHLRSTSFDTATIITLTTGQDVSGIDATLVKGATISGKITAPAGVTLEKTGVMVYKTDNSYSSVASANVGSDGSYKILGLPAGSYKLKFTGNSSGALDQWHSTAASFETATALTLTTGQDVAGINAALAKGATISGKITPPAGVGLGSTFVYIYKTDDRYSYVASTYPGADGSYKITGLPAGSYKVMFSGYDSKTLEQWYSNATSFDTATAVTLTAGQDVTGINASLVKSATISGKITAPTGVDLGKARVYAYGTDNPDSTVGYATVGSDGTYMINRLPAGSYKLQFTGNNTGALEQWYNNAASFADATAVTVTTGQDVTGVNAALIKGATISGKVTAPAAVNLTNTRAELYKTDSATYPVKSAYLGSDGTWRFTGLPAGSYKLKFTGTDTGALDQWHNNAPSFETASTLILTTGQDLTGITTTLVKGATISGKIAAPAGVSLATIKAYAYKADDESAQVASSSLTSTGSYQIIGLPAGSYKLKFIGDKSGALEKWYTNAASFATATAVTVTTGQDLIGVDAVLVKSATVSGKVTVPAGVTVASVRVEIYKTDYAYSPVGTASVGSDGTYKVIGLPAGSYKLKFAGAKAGALDLWHSNAASFDTATIVTLTNGQDLTGLNATLVKGATISGKVTAPAGVSLIRSSVYVYNAAEGGNYVQYASLGSDGSYKFIGLPAGNYKLSFSGYNSGAQELWYKTGTSFSTATALTVAAGQDLTGIDVLLVKGATISGKVTTPVGIAANSTRVALYKADSSSSSLQSVWVGPDGSYKFSELTAGSYKIKFLGNGSGALDQWHSNAASFDTATPLTLTTGQDLAGISTTLLKGATISGKVSTATGVSVSNANIYAYKADDATASVASARVNTDGSYKIIGLPTGTYKVKLQGNGSGATDQWYGGATFETASPVALTAGSDKTAVDFTAQLGGSIAGKVSGAQQGYAPVTVLDLTGKPVKEGYSDKTGNYSVVGLANGSYKVAFNRSSGYSTEEAQYYQNKPESAGIGQASTLSVPTGTSVTNIDATLTPGGVLSGSVTDNAGKPLANVPVYAYTINSSLVTRSSWTDATGKYSIPGLTTGQYIVKASTGKPELGDLYSGNTTSEATATPIATAAGTTSTLNLSFASLTLDPAPVPTITGTAKVGLTLTAVPGTWGPAPVTLTYGWKANGVTIIGATASTYKPVAANYGKTITVTVTGTKSGYTTTAKTSAATATVAAGTLTSPVPTITGTVKVGSTLTAVPGTWGPGAVTLRYQWKANGTAITGATATTYTPVTADLGKTITVTVTGSKTGYTTVAKTSAASTAVAPGTLTAPTPTITGTVKEGSTLTAVPGTWEPAPVDLAYQWNANGTAITGATATTYTPAAADVGKTITVTVTGTKTGYTTDMKTSEPAGTVMALDPTLTSPVPTITGTAKVGLTLTAVPGTWGPAPVTLTYGWKANGVTIIGATASTYKPVAANYGKTITVTVTGTKSGYTTTAKTSAATATVAAGTLTSPVPTITGTVKVGSTLTAVPGTWGPGAVTLRYQWKANGTAITGATATTYTPVTADLGKTITVTVTGSKTGYTTVAKTSAASTAVAPGTLTAPTPTITGTVKEGSTLTAVPGTWEPAPVDLAYQWNANGTAITGATATTYTPAAADVGKTITVTVTGTKTGYTTDMKTSEPAGTVMALNPTLTSPVPTITGTAKVGLTLTAVPGTWGPAPVTLTYGWKANGVTIIGATASTYKPVAANYGKTITVTVTGTKSGYTTTAKTSAATATVAAGTLTSPVPTITGTVKVGSTLTAVPGTWGPGAVTLRYQWKANGTAITGATATTYTPVTADLGKTITVTVTGSKTGYTTVAKTSAASTAVAP from the coding sequence ATGTTTTTCTTAGGAGGGCTCCAGGCCGCGGCTGCGGAAACGACCGTTGCCAGCGTTAGCGGTAAGATCAGCGTTCCTGCGGACATCACGACGGGCGGCATGAGGGTTGAGGTTTACGAAACCAATTCGCCTGACTTCTATGTGCAGTCTGTTCCCGTGGGCTCCGATGGCAGCTACAGCATCGGCGGACTCTCAGCCGATAGCTACAAGCTGAGATTCTCGGCAAGCGGTACAGGCGCACTGGACTCCTGGTACAACAACGCAGCGACATTCGACTCTGCCACTACTGTCACCCTGACTGCCGGGCAGAACCTCACCGGTATCAACGCCACCCTCGTCAAGGGCGCAACCATCAGCGGAAAAGTCACCGCACCGGCCGGGGTTAGCCTCACTGGTGCAAGGGTGGAAGCGTACGGCAGCGACGCCAGCTCCTACGTGCAGTCCGCATCCATCAGTTCCGACGGCACTTACAAAATCCTCAGCCTCCCGGGTGGCAGTTACAAACTGAAGTTCACCGGATACAACACCGGCGCACTGGACCAGTGGCACAGCAACGCCACTTCGTTCCAGACGGCGACGGCTGTGAGCCTAGCCGCCGGGCAGGACCTCTCCGGCGTCGACGCCACCCTCGTCAAAGGTGCGACCATCAGCGGCAAAGTTACTGCCCCACTGGGTATCGCTGTCAATGGCGTCAGAGTAGAGCTTTACAAGGCAGACTCAGCCAACTCCTACGTAAGCTCTGCTTATGTCGGCTCGGACGGCAGCTACAAATTCACCGGCCTCCAGGCAGCCAGTTACAAGGTAAAGTTCGCCGGGAACGGCACAGGGGCGCTGGCCCAGTGGCACAGCAACGCCGTCTCTTTCGATACCGCCACCACTCTTACCCTGACCACCGGGCAGGACCTGGCCGGCATTGACGCCACCCTCGTTAAGGGCGCCACCGTCAGCGGCAAAATTACAGCGCCGGCCGGTGTCATTCTCGGCAACACCAGCGCCTACATTTACAAGGCCGGCGACCAGTACTCCCCCGTGACATATACCTATCCGGGCACCGATGGCAGTTACAAACTCATTGGCCTGCCTGCGGGAAGCTACAAACTAAAATTCGCAGCCAACAATTCCGGGGCACTGGACCAGTGGCACAACAACGCGGCCTCCTTTGACACCGCCACCGCCCTCACTCTCACCACCGGGCAGGACTTGGCCGACGTCAACGCCACCCTTGTCAAAGGCGCCACCATCAGCGGCAAAATCACCGCACCTGCAGGGGTCAACCTTAACGGCGCCTACGTGTACGCCTTCAGCGCCAATGATGCCGGCACGTCTGTCGAGCAGGCCTGGGTTGCTTCCGATGGCAGCTACAAGATCATCGGACTGCCGGCCGGGAACTACAAACTGAACTTTAGCGGCTACAACACCGGCGCCTTGGATCAGTGGCACAGCAACGCGGCCTCCTTCGATACCGCTACCCCTCTTACCCTGACCACCGGGCAGGACCTTGTCGGCATCAACGCCACGCTCGTCAAAGGCGCCACGATTAGCGGCAAAATCACTGCACCGGCAGGGGTCACGTTGAACAACACGTACGTCTACGCCTACAACGCCAGCTACTCCAGCTACCAGGAAAAGTCTGTTTCGGTCAGTTCCGATGGCAGCTACAAAATTATCGGGCTCCGGGCCGGTAGCTACAAACTCAAGATCAGCGGTTACAATACCGGCGCCTTGGATCAGTGGCATAGCAACGCGGCCTCCTTCGATACCGCTACCCCTCTTGCCCTGACCACCGGGCAGGATCTGGCCGGCATTGACGCGACCCTCGTCAAGGGCGCCACCATCAGCGGCAAAATGACCGCGCCGGCCGGAGTCGACCTGACCGACATCAGGGCGACGCTCTACAAGACAAACGATGCTTACTCTTCCGTGGCTACCACTTATGCCAGCCAGGACGGTACGTACAGGTTCACCGGGCTGCCGGCGGGTAGCTACAAACTGAAATTCACCGGTTACGGCACCGGGACCCTTGACCAGTGGCATCTGAGAAGCACCTCGTTCGACACTGCCACGATCATCACGCTCACCACCGGGCAGGACGTCAGCGGCATCGACGCAACTCTCGTCAAGGGCGCGACGATCAGCGGAAAGATCACCGCGCCGGCCGGCGTCACCCTTGAGAAAACCGGCGTGATGGTCTACAAGACCGACAACTCTTACTCCTCTGTCGCCAGCGCTAACGTTGGATCAGACGGCAGCTACAAGATCCTCGGCCTTCCGGCGGGCAGCTACAAACTGAAATTCACCGGGAACAGCTCCGGGGCGCTGGACCAGTGGCACAGCACCGCCGCGTCCTTCGAAACCGCCACCGCCTTGACCCTGACAACCGGGCAGGACGTCGCCGGTATCAACGCGGCTCTCGCCAAGGGCGCCACGATCAGCGGCAAAATCACTCCACCGGCGGGCGTCGGCCTTGGAAGCACCTTCGTCTACATCTACAAAACCGATGACCGGTACAGCTACGTCGCCTCCACATACCCGGGTGCCGACGGCTCCTATAAAATTACGGGCCTTCCGGCCGGTAGTTACAAGGTGATGTTTTCAGGGTATGACTCCAAAACCTTGGAGCAGTGGTACAGCAACGCGACGTCCTTCGACACGGCCACAGCTGTCACTCTCACCGCGGGGCAGGACGTCACCGGTATCAACGCCTCACTGGTCAAAAGCGCGACGATCAGCGGGAAAATCACCGCTCCCACCGGTGTCGATCTGGGCAAAGCAAGGGTTTACGCTTACGGAACAGATAACCCAGACTCGACCGTCGGGTATGCAACCGTCGGCTCCGATGGAACCTACATGATCAACCGGCTCCCGGCCGGCAGCTACAAGCTACAATTCACCGGCAACAACACCGGGGCCCTGGAACAGTGGTACAACAACGCCGCGTCCTTCGCCGACGCTACGGCCGTGACCGTCACGACCGGGCAGGACGTCACCGGAGTCAACGCCGCACTCATCAAGGGCGCCACGATCAGCGGGAAAGTCACCGCACCGGCCGCGGTAAATCTGACCAATACACGGGCAGAACTGTACAAGACGGACTCGGCCACCTACCCCGTCAAGTCTGCTTACCTCGGTTCAGATGGAACGTGGAGGTTCACCGGCCTTCCCGCCGGAAGCTACAAACTGAAATTCACAGGCACCGATACCGGGGCCCTGGATCAGTGGCACAACAATGCCCCCTCCTTTGAGACTGCCAGCACCCTTATCTTGACCACCGGCCAAGACCTCACCGGCATTACTACAACCTTGGTCAAGGGCGCAACCATCAGCGGAAAAATCGCCGCACCAGCAGGGGTCAGCCTCGCGACCATCAAGGCCTACGCCTACAAGGCCGACGACGAGTCCGCCCAGGTTGCCAGTTCCTCCCTCACTTCCACCGGCAGCTACCAAATTATTGGCCTGCCCGCGGGCAGCTACAAGCTGAAATTCATTGGAGACAAGTCCGGTGCCCTCGAGAAGTGGTACACCAACGCCGCGTCCTTCGCCACAGCTACTGCAGTGACCGTCACGACCGGGCAGGACCTTATCGGTGTGGATGCCGTCCTGGTCAAGAGTGCGACGGTCAGCGGGAAAGTTACAGTACCGGCCGGGGTCACCGTCGCCAGTGTGAGGGTCGAGATCTATAAGACTGATTACGCCTATTCACCCGTAGGAACGGCGTCCGTCGGCTCGGACGGAACCTACAAGGTCATCGGGCTCCCAGCCGGCAGTTACAAGCTCAAGTTTGCAGGAGCAAAGGCCGGGGCACTAGATCTGTGGCATAGCAACGCCGCGTCCTTTGACACCGCCACTATCGTCACGTTAACCAACGGGCAGGACCTCACCGGCCTAAACGCCACACTGGTCAAGGGCGCGACAATCAGCGGCAAAGTCACCGCACCGGCCGGTGTCAGCCTGATCAGGTCCTCCGTGTACGTTTACAACGCCGCGGAGGGCGGGAATTACGTGCAATACGCTTCCCTCGGATCCGATGGCAGCTACAAGTTCATTGGGCTTCCAGCAGGCAACTACAAGCTTAGCTTCAGCGGATACAACTCCGGAGCACAGGAGCTCTGGTACAAAACCGGAACCTCCTTCAGCACCGCCACAGCCCTTACCGTCGCCGCCGGGCAGGACCTTACCGGGATCGACGTACTGCTGGTCAAAGGCGCCACGATCAGTGGCAAAGTAACCACCCCTGTCGGTATAGCCGCCAACAGCACAAGGGTCGCGCTCTACAAGGCCGACTCCTCAAGTTCCTCCCTGCAGTCAGTCTGGGTCGGCCCCGACGGCAGCTACAAATTTAGCGAACTGACCGCCGGCAGCTACAAAATCAAGTTCCTCGGGAATGGCAGCGGCGCCCTTGACCAGTGGCACAGCAACGCGGCCTCCTTCGACACCGCTACCCCTCTTACCCTCACCACCGGGCAGGACCTGGCCGGCATCAGCACCACCCTCCTCAAGGGCGCTACCATCAGCGGTAAAGTATCGACCGCGACTGGTGTCAGCGTCTCCAACGCGAACATCTACGCATACAAAGCCGATGACGCCACTGCGTCCGTCGCGTCGGCCAGGGTCAATACCGATGGCAGCTACAAAATCATCGGGCTCCCGACAGGTACCTATAAAGTCAAACTCCAAGGAAACGGCAGCGGAGCCACGGACCAGTGGTACGGCGGAGCCACATTTGAGACAGCCTCACCCGTGGCCCTGACAGCAGGGTCTGACAAGACAGCAGTCGATTTCACGGCTCAACTCGGTGGATCCATCGCCGGCAAGGTCAGCGGAGCCCAGCAAGGCTACGCACCCGTCACGGTCCTGGACTTGACCGGCAAGCCCGTCAAGGAAGGCTACTCCGACAAGACAGGCAATTACAGCGTCGTAGGACTGGCAAACGGCTCCTACAAAGTGGCCTTCAACCGCTCCAGCGGCTACTCCACAGAAGAAGCCCAGTACTACCAGAACAAACCCGAATCGGCCGGCATCGGCCAGGCCTCCACGCTCTCAGTCCCGACCGGGACCTCCGTCACGAATATTGATGCGACCCTTACACCCGGCGGCGTCCTCAGCGGATCCGTTACGGACAACGCAGGAAAACCCCTGGCCAATGTCCCCGTCTACGCCTACACCATCAACAGCTCGCTCGTCACACGCAGTTCCTGGACAGATGCCACAGGAAAGTACTCGATTCCCGGGCTAACCACCGGTCAATACATCGTCAAGGCCAGCACCGGGAAACCCGAACTCGGAGATCTTTACTCCGGCAACACCACCAGCGAAGCCACAGCAACACCAATAGCGACGGCTGCTGGGACAACATCAACACTCAATCTCTCCTTCGCGTCCCTGACGTTGGACCCGGCACCGGTGCCCACGATCACGGGTACTGCGAAGGTTGGTCTGACCTTGACTGCGGTTCCGGGGACCTGGGGACCGGCGCCGGTGACGCTCACTTACGGGTGGAAAGCCAACGGCGTCACCATCATCGGGGCAACGGCCAGCACCTATAAACCGGTCGCTGCGAACTACGGCAAGACCATCACTGTCACGGTCACCGGAACGAAGTCCGGCTACACCACTACAGCGAAAACATCGGCAGCGACCGCCACCGTGGCCGCCGGAACCCTGACATCCCCGGTACCGACCATCACCGGAACGGTCAAGGTCGGCTCCACCCTCACCGCGGTCCCCGGCACCTGGGGACCGGGAGCTGTCACCCTGAGGTACCAGTGGAAAGCTAACGGTACCGCCATCACCGGCGCCACCGCCACCACCTACACCCCGGTCACGGCGGACCTCGGCAAGACCATCACCGTCACCGTCACCGGCAGCAAAACCGGATACACCACGGTGGCAAAAACATCAGCCGCCAGCACCGCCGTAGCACCCGGTACCTTGACGGCACCAACGCCCACCATCACGGGAACGGTCAAGGAGGGCTCCACTCTCACAGCAGTCCCGGGCACCTGGGAACCGGCACCGGTGGACCTGGCCTACCAGTGGAACGCCAACGGCACCGCCATCACCGGCGCCACTGCCACCACCTACACCCCGGCCGCTGCGGACGTCGGCAAAACCATCACCGTCACCGTCACCGGAACTAAAACCGGATACACCACGGATATGAAAACCTCAGAACCGGCCGGGACGGTGATGGCGCTGGATCCGACCCTCACCTCACCGGTGCCCACGATCACGGGTACTGCGAAGGTTGGTCTGACCTTGACTGCGGTTCCGGGGACCTGGGGACCGGCGCCGGTGACGCTCACTTACGGGTGGAAAGCCAACGGCGTCACCATCATCGGGGCAACGGCCAGCACCTATAAACCGGTCGCTGCGAACTACGGCAAGACCATCACTGTCACGGTCACCGGAACGAAGTCCGGCTACACCACTACAGCGAAAACATCGGCAGCGACCGCCACCGTGGCCGCCGGAACCCTGACATCCCCGGTACCGACCATCACCGGAACGGTCAAGGTCGGCTCCACCCTCACCGCGGTCCCCGGCACCTGGGGACCGGGAGCTGTCACCCTGAGGTACCAGTGGAAAGCTAACGGTACCGCCATCACCGGCGCCACCGCCACCACCTACACCCCGGTCACGGCGGACCTCGGCAAGACCATCACCGTCACCGTCACCGGCAGCAAAACCGGATACACCACGGTGGCAAAAACATCAGCCGCCAGCACCGCCGTAGCACCCGGTACCTTGACGGCACCAACGCCCACCATCACGGGAACGGTCAAGGAGGGCTCCACTCTCACAGCAGTCCCGGGCACCTGGGAACCGGCACCGGTGGACCTGGCCTACCAGTGGAACGCCAACGGCACCGCCATCACCGGCGCCACTGCCACCACCTACACCCCGGCCGCTGCGGACGTCGGCAAAACCATCACCGTCACCGTCACCGGAACTAAAACCGGATACACCACGGATATGAAAACCTCAGAACCGGCCGGGACGGTGATGGCGCTGAATCCGACCCTCACCTCACCGGTGCCCACGATCACGGGTACTGCGAAGGTTGGTCTGACCTTGACTGCGGTTCCGGGGACCTGGGGACCGGCGCCGGTGACGCTCACTTACGGGTGGAAAGCCAACGGCGTCACCATCATCGGGGCAACGGCCAGCACCTATAAACCGGTCGCTGCGAACTACGGCAAGACCATCACTGTCACGGTCACCGGAACGAAGTCCGGCTACACCACTACAGCGAAAACATCGGCAGCGACCGCCACCGTGGCCGCCGGAACCCTGACATCCCCGGTACCGACCATCACCGGAACGGTCAAGGTCGGCTCCACCCTCACCGCGGTCCCCGGCACCTGGGGACCGGGAGCTGTCACCCTGAGGTACCAGTGGAAAGCTAACGGTACCGCCATCACCGGCGCCACCGCCACCACCTACACCCCGGTCACGGCGGACCTCGGCAAGACCATCACCGTCACCGTCACCGGCAGCAAAACCGGATACACCACGGTGGCAAAAACATCAGCCGCCAGCACCGCCGTAGCACCGTAA